The following proteins are encoded in a genomic region of Mobula hypostoma chromosome 23, sMobHyp1.1, whole genome shotgun sequence:
- the LOC134337020 gene encoding protein PML-like encodes MAKESVTNIEEFFQCRLCSRPATNPKLLPCLHTFCAGCLERDCKKDYVKCPTCEMATHSSVSSLQDNILVSNIQNSMKKQQQILANVGLHCASCEGDTLAEYMCPECDKLLCSKCLQVHQVLVADHTKHVQTLGTLRKLNSDEFLNILRRSKAIPCSTHEDQLINLFCRTCSTWLCVLCVLLEHKDHNCITVRKQITFQKSELRETLTDIQASQLKFEESQTELEQLVDKLNKDKYKLEDLIRARVAAALEKVKEEEHRLLRELQELHSSKTQKLQECLTSTENVLKRMAASRDMVSQLLRYATEEEILRLQGMVKLALNQLQEKKPMDVQVENSIIDFKECCILPEKMLGNLIITRMMPGSASKENFKSLGCDVAAPCNKEVGETSQCNFNKRKCLEAKETQVFKKPCLKEEPSNKMEALSTAGPSGTVQSPSPCTQRVISIVDTDVQEQTNMFQDAVEMIQIDSEDSN; translated from the exons ATGGCGAAAGAGTCGGTGACTAACATTGAGGAATTTTTTCAGTGCCGCCTCTGCAGTAGGCCAGCAACAAATCCAAAGCTCCTGCCGTGTCTTCATACCTTCTGTGCAGGTTGCCTGGAGCGTGATTGCAAGAAGGATTATGTCAAATGTCCCACCTGTGAAATGGCGACTCATTCAAGTGTCTCCTCCCTGCAGGACAATATATTGGTGTCAAACATACAGAATAGCATGAAAAAGCAGCAGCAGATCTTGGCCAATGTGGGGCTGCACTGTGCCTCCTGTGAGGGGGACACTCTGGCGGAGTACATGTGCCCGGAGTGTGACAAGCTTCTGTGCAGCAAGTGTCTGCAGGTCCACCAGGTGCTGGTGGCAGATCACACGAAGCACGTGCAAACCTTGGGAACCTTGAGAAAGCTGAACTCAGATGAATTCTTGAATATTCTGAGAAGATCAAAGGCCATCCCCTGCAGTACTCATGAAGATCAGCTGATTAA tctgTTCTGCAGGACCTGCTCAACATGGCTCTGTGTCTTGTGCGTGCTCCTGGAACACAAGGACCACAACTGCATAACTGTGCGAAAGCAGATCACCTTCCAGAAGAGCGAACTGCGTGAGACACTGACTGACATCCAGGCGAGCCAGTTGAAGTTTGAGGAATCCCAGACTGAACTGGAACAGctggtggacaaactgaacaaGGACAAGTACAAGCTGGAGGATCTGATCAGAGCCCGGGTTGCTGCTGCCCTGgagaaggtgaaggaggaggagcacaggCTGCTCCGCGAGCTGCAGGAGCTTCACTCATCCAAAACCCAGAAGCTCCAGGAGTGCCTGACCAGCACGGAGAACGTGCTGAAGAGAATGGCAGCGAGCAGAGACATGGTGTCCCAGCTGCTACGTTATGCCACGGAAGAGGAAATCCTGAGGCTGCAGGGGATGGTCAAGTTGGCTCTGAACCAGCTGCAGGAGAAAAAGCCAATGGATGTGCAGGTGGAAAACAGCATTATTGACTTTAAGGAGTGCTGCATCCTTCCAGAGAAAATGCTAGGCAATTTGATCATTACAAGAA TGATGCCTGGGTCTGCTTCGAAAGAGAATTTCAAGTCATTGGGATGTGATGTTGCTGCTCCATGTAATAAG GAAGTGGGCGAGACATCGCAGTGCAATTTCAACAAAAGGAAATGTCTTGAGGCCAAGGAAACACAAGTCTTCAAAAAGCCATGCCTGAAGGAGGAACCAAGCAACAAGATGGAGGCACTTTCCACTGCTGGCCCCAGTGGCACTGTACAGAGCCCCAGTCCCTGCACACAGAGAGTGATTTCTATTGTTGACACTGACGTACAGGAACAGACAAACATGTTTCAGGACGCAG